The genome window cggcgcagcAGCAGCGCGGGGCGCGGCCGCGGGAGGAGCCGCCCCTCGACGCCCGCCGGCccccctccgtccctccctctgtCCGTCCCTCCCCTccgtccgtccctccctccctccctccctcccgggccgggccgggcccaGCACCGCGGCTCGGCTCAAAGTTTGCGGCCGCCCCTGCGCCGCGCGCCCGATGGATGGGTGATCGACTGCGGCGGCGGCAGGGTGACGGACGGCCATATTTGCCGGCGCGGCCCGAGCCGGCGACAACAAAAAGTGCGCGGGCGCCCGGCGGGCGCTCGGACGGCCGCGGGGACGTGGGGCCGCCCGGCCCGGGGCTCGGGCTCGGCCTCGGCTTCGGCCAAGgcctcgccgccgccgccgccgccgccgcggtaAGCCGCCGCGCTCGCGGCCTGGCCCGGCTCGCCTCGGCCCGGCCCGGCGCGCCCGCCGCCCCGCGGGGATGTCGTACAAGCCGAACTTGACCGCGCACatgcccgccgccgccgccgccgccctcaACGCCGGTGAGTGAGCGCGGGCCCGAGCGCGCGCGCGCTCGCTTGCTCGCTGGCTGGCTCGCTCGCTCGCGCGGGCGCCGTCCGCCAAGTGTGCCGCCAAGTTGGGGAGCTCGCGCTGCCGGCCGCGGCCCGGGGCTCTCCCCCACCCCGGCCCCCGTGCCCCCGTCCCCTTCACCACCGAGTCCCGCGGTGCCTGAGGCGGCGAGCCGGccgagggtgtgtgtgtgtgtgtgaggtggtgTGAGGTGTGGGGCTGTCCCGGGCCGGGGCAGCGCGGACGCCGCCGTCTCAGTCGCCCCGCCGCCATGATTCCGTCTCCCGCGCCGCCAAAGTTCGCGGTGCGCGCCTGGCGCTCGGCGGGGCTGCGGCCCGGGCCCGGGGTGCGGGCGGCCGGGCgaggaggctttttttttttttttacctctctctgctccccctttttttcccctcctttccttAGTATTCTTTGGGGCGGCTCGGCGAGGGCCCCTGCCGGCGGGAGGCGGGAGCGGCCGGGGCTGCGCGGGGCGCCGAGGGGTCGGTCGGTGGAGCGGGACGGGCCAGGGCCGGGCGGCGTGCGGGGCGGGCGGGAGCGGCTCCTGGTGTTGAACCCCCGTCCCCGCCACCCCCGGGCCCTCGGGAAGAAGTTGAAGTGCCGGGGCCGCGTGGGTCCCGCGCGGGGCTCCCATCTCCCGAGTCCGCACGTGGGGACGCGTCGCAGGagcccggggtggggtggggaaccgGGTCTCCCGTCTCCGCCGGGAAACTCCTGCGAAGTTCCCAGGCAGCTTTCGGCGGTGCCCAGCCAGGGGCTAGCCCCGGACCCCAGGGGACCCGGGAGAGGGTGTGAAACAACGCTGGCATTCGTAGGTGACCGGCTTTGTGTCCTCTCCAGGACACCCCCTAGACATGTGGCTGTGGacagaccccccccaaaaaaaaacccaaagaaaacagACTCGAGTTGGGGTCCGAGTTGGTTATGGTCGCCGTGTGTCTAGCTAGCGTCCCACGCATGCAACTTGGGGGCGGGAAGTGTCTGGTGTTGAAATGTTGATTTCCAGAACTCCAAGAATCCCCCCCTCCCCAAGGGACCTTGGAAAGCCCTGGACGTGTGTTTTTAAACTTCttggacactggctgctctttggcATTTGGGGAAAAAGGTTGAGATGTAGGGTGCCAGCTTGGGAGAGTTGAAGCGCTCACACGTGGGCGCAGGGCCCCCCCCAAACCTGCAGCCCCTGTATCACCTCAATGGCTTCACCCCCTTTGGGTGACAGGCTTTGTTGGCAGGTGGGATTTTTGCCTCCCAGCCTTCTTGGTCAGTGTCTAGGATGTTCGGGCAGTGGGTTTGCGTTGTCTGGCTGTGGGAAGCCCGAGACAGGCTCGATCTGGGGTAGCTGCCCCAGGGTCTTCCACTGGGACCTTTTGGGGTTGTGGGTcacagtggcaggcaggcagcccCTGGGACTCTGACGCCCTGTTCTGGGCTTGCTGCGTTCAGCTCTAGCTCTTTCCCTAATGGGGACTGGCAGGAGGCGTCCCGGGGTCTCCAGGTGTCCGGCCTTTTGGCGGGGGCCCgcctgcccgcccgcccgccgggaTTACTTTGCAGAAAGCCCTGCCATCTGCATCCAAGATGGACTCTCGCAGTGGCTCCTCCGCCTTCCCTGTCATCATCCCTCACgccctccagccctgcctcctgCTCACTGAGTTGCCAAGCTGCGGCCTGGCCGGCGGTGGCAGTGGCGGAGTTAGACAAAGCCCCCGCCGCCCCCGCCCGAGAGCCCCCCCCCAGGCGCCCCAAGTGGCGGGAAGGCCGCCAGCTCCCCAGGCCCAGGCCGCTCTTTGTCTGGCGTGGGGGCGGGGAGCTGCGCCTGGCCCCAGGAGCTTCCTGGCCTCTGCCAAGCCCTCCCGGCTCTCTGCACACTGCGCTCATTGTCTGAGATGCTCCACACCGGCTGTGCTGACGTGGAGCCGCCTCCCCGGCCTCCCTCAGCCCAGGTGCCAGGGAAGGAGAGGGCCTGAGCGGAGGACCCTTCCAGCacggaccccccccccccaggggggcGCTGATACCCTCCCCAACACTGAATATGGGGCTGGCTTCGACACAGTCAGTCAGGTTCATCTCCACTCCTCCAGGGTGATGGAAAACCAAGCTCTGAGGTATTGCTTGAGGTCCTCCACCCGTATGGGggtatttcttcttcctcctccatccctccctcagcCCCCCAATCCCATCCGCAACGCCAACAAATTGTAGGATAAGGCTTCTACTGGGGAGTGTGGCCTcaaacagatggagaaactgaggcccgcAGGGCTTTGACAGAGCCCCACAGCCGGGAGTGGTACTGCTGGGCAGACCCCCAAGTCGGGGAGAGACATGTGACAGGGAGGTGAGAAATGGCAAAAAGTGGGGAGCGCAGGAGGTGCTCCTGGTCCTCCAGTCTGGCCAGTCTACCTTGTGTGTGGTGCTGGAATCCTCAAAAGGCTCTGTGATGGCACACCACCCCTCAGCATTTACCCCCCAGCCTTTCTGAGTCCAGGAAAGGCTTGGCAACCTGTAATGGGCAGGATTGGAACTCACCTCCAGGCCTATAAAGGAGCCATCTCTGAAGGCTGGGGAAGTGGAATTTGGGGCTGGGGTTGCTCAAGTTGGGTGGCGTGCAGGTAGTATGCTTTGCTCAGGACCCACCTCCACACATTGTGCCTAATGCTGGGTGTGCGTTCTATACCTGGGGAAACCCTTCCAGTGCTGACCCTGCTGGTGGATGGAGACAGGTGTTGGGATGTCAGCTTAACCACTTCCTGTGCAGCGGGGCCCAGCCTGCAGCCAGGCCCTGGGATTCACTGCTCCTCCCAGCTCCAGCAAACCCAGCTCCTgaacttccttcctcctgccctcccctcgCCCACACCAAGTGAGCAGCTGGTGACTTGGCCAGCCTGGCACCAGCTGTCCATCCCCGGGGCCAAGTCTGCAGAGCCCGCTGTGTGCGTGAGAGACAGTTTGGCTCTGGGGGCGGTGGTCGGGCAGCTGCCGAGGAGGACTAGGTAAATTCTCCATGGTTACTGCTGTTTGTAATTCGAAGGACATCCTTTACCCGCCTAATGGCCACTTGGTTGCCATTATGGGTTTGCATGCTCCAGCCAGGGACCTCCTCATTCCATATCCAGGGGATGACATTCTGTGCTGGGCTCTGGGCCCTGCTTTGTTCTGACTGCTGCACCTGGACAGTGTTCTCAAGTGCTAGATTCCATACATGGGGTCTTACGCTCCTGTCTTTGGAGTGCAgaatgcatggtgtgtgtgtgtgtgtgtgtatgtgtgtgtgtgtgtgtgtgttgcagacaGTGGGGAGTTCTTTCTTTGGAGAGGGCATGAGAGCCCAGAGGGCTTCCAGGGCTTGTCTGAGGCACAAAGGCTGCTCTCCAGACCTGCTTTGTGTGCGTGCAGGGCACCTGTCACCCTCTGGGGTTCTGTGCCTTGAGGTCTTTGTGGGTATTTGCTGTATTTGTCCAGCAGAGGTGGGTGCATAGGAACACAGAGGTGGCTGTATATAAGAAATTCTAGCCCAGGTTAGACCAATCTTGGTAGTTCTCAGCCTCTAGTGAGTGGGAACTGGGATGGGTCAGCAATGATTATGCTGGACACAGCTGTCAGCTTCAATTTTGGCAGGGGTCTCTGTCTTTTGGAGTCATGTGCATGGGCTCGGGAGGGCTGTGTCTTTTGAGGTACTAGGTGTGTGGGGAGTGGCTCCCCTTTATGCACTTACTTTCATGCATCTAGACTGGTGTCTGGGCTGTGACCATTAGAGGTTGAGCTGAGGTCTCTGTCCTGAAAATCAAAAGTTCACAGGTGGGGGCCTGGATGGGGGACTGTTGCAGTAGCCAGTGCCTTTTGGTACAGCTGTCTAAGGCTGGGGGTCTCtaacttcttcctcttctttgttgCAGGAAGTGTCCACTCGCCTTCCACCAGCATGGCGACACCCTCCCAATATCGTCAGCTGCTGAGTGACTACGGGCCACCATCACTAGGCTACACCCAGGTATggtagtgtgggtgctgggagagaGATTGAGGGGACAGAGGTGGGTCAGAGCAGACCCCATGTTCTCCTGTGTTTCCTTAGCTGTGGCCAGGATGTGGCTCCCATCCTTCACTTGATAGATTAGAATGCAGGGCACTTGGGACTGTTTCAGGGGGACATGAGGGGCACAGGAAAGGGCCAGTGATCACTGAGCTGCTCAGGCCACCAGGCACATGTCTCTGCGGGTTGTTTTGCATGTTTCCTGGGTAAGGTTCAACTGGTGGTGGACCTCTATGCTGTGGCAGAGGAGTTGGGGACAGCATATTTGGAGCTGGTGATGAGTGTAGTCCCCAGTCATCTCCTTGGTTTATAACTGGTTCTGTCCTTTATGAGACCATGACCCTCTTGGAGACCCAAGTCTCGTATCACTCTATTGCAGTGACCCCCGGGTCATGGTCAGGAGGCAGGGGACATGCTATGCATGAACGTGTTTCTGCAACCCTGGTTGCCAACAGGAAAATTCTTTCTGTGGGCCAAACCTTTAGCCAGTGTTCCGGGGTTGCTATGGAAGTCTCTCCTTGGCTGAGGAGGCTGTGCACAACCTCCAGCCATGCCCCGACAGCCTGTCCTGTcccaggaggagaaggaggcccGGGCCCGGGAGCGGGACAGGCTGAAGAAGCGGAGGAGGCGGGAGGATGGGCTGAGGCGCAGCCTGGAGCGGCAGCGCAATGCCCTGGCCATGCGGCGCCGGCGCTGGGAGAGGCGGGAGGCCAGGAGGCGCATGTGCCAGGAGGCCGAGCTCCAAGGCCTGGCCTGCAGGCTGGGTGGCGAGGCTTGGGAGCGGAGGCAGCAGAGGCGAGAGGAGCAGGCCAAAACCCTGGACAGAGAGCTGGCCACCATGGTGCAGCTgcggcaggaggaggaggagaggcctGAGCCAAGGCCCTCACTGATCTGGGTGCTTGTTTGGGCCATAGCCTGGATCTCCAGGCTATCTGTGGGGAGGATGCCGTCTTTGATAAGATAGCCCCACCCTGGACCCTTAGTGATTGTTGAGGTCCTCCGGTGGTGACCTGTCTCCCACTCATTGTGGATGCCTGACTCCCAGGAGGAACCCCTCTCTGCCTCATGGACCCAGGTTTCCCCTTACTTGTCACTTGGACAGTCAGGTCTTTTTTCCTCGTGTGGATGGGAAAATGGTTTTCTGGATGGAGACTTGCATGTTTTCTGAGTTGGGGACAGAAGGAGAGTTGTCCCTATGGAATGTGCTTCAGCTGGAGCAGCCCTGGGAGCCCAAGACTAGCTCACCTCCCCTCCACCCACGTGTGGCCACTGGGGTGGGACAGTCCATCCAAACCCTTGTTTTCTGGTCCTAGGgaactggaaatagccaggtgcCTCAGAGTAAATATGCAGAGCTGCTGGCCATCATTGAGGAGTTGGGGAAAGAGATCAGACCCACGTATGCGGGGAGCAAGAGCGCCATGGAGAGACTAAAACGAGGTAAGCCAGGGACGTGGTTAGGAGTCTCAAGGTTGCCATCACTGTTGAAGGGTTTCCGAAGCCAGACATGCTGCTGAGGTCCGTGTGGTCCCAgccactgggaggctgaggcaggaggatgacttgAGCCCAGGAAGTAGAGACTGGAGGTGGTCAGGGAAGGCCCTTTGCCCCGCGGCTGGTGCTGCGGATGTGTGAGCTGCTGAGGCTTGTAGCAGCTGGGGCAACCGTGGGTGAGGCAGTTGGCGATGGGGTGGGGGCTCATGGGGCCTCCGAGAAGGGCAGCCTGGCAGTGGGTGCTCCTTACTCCTGGACCTTGCCAGAGAGGTTCTACTGGCCTAATGGAATTCTTGTGTGCCTAAAGCTTTCTCCCTGCCTGGGATCCTGTGGGGGTCACACTGTAAGCCCCGGGGCTACAGGGACTGTCCTCTGATCTGGGTAGGGGGGCAGCTTGAGCAgccctttttttttaaccccc of Onychomys torridus chromosome 22, mOncTor1.1, whole genome shotgun sequence contains these proteins:
- the Cdk2ap1 gene encoding cyclin-dependent kinase 2-associated protein 1 isoform X1, with product MSYKPNLTAHMPAAAAAALNAGSVHSPSTSMATPSQYRQLLSDYGPPSLGYTQGTGNSQVPQSKYAELLAIIEELGKEIRPTYAGSKSAMERLKRGIIHARSLVRECLAETERNARS
- the Cdk2ap1 gene encoding cyclin-dependent kinase 2-associated protein 1 isoform X2, which translates into the protein MATPSQYRQLLSDYGPPSLGYTQGTGNSQVPQSKYAELLAIIEELGKEIRPTYAGSKSAMERLKRGIIHARSLVRECLAETERNARS